One Candidatus Cloacimonadaceae bacterium genomic window, AACTCATAAATACTATGTAACTATATATTAGATAATACTCTAGCAATACTGGCTCTCAGTAGCGGAACGAGTGGCTCTATTTTTTGGAGGAGTGGCTCTCATCAAGCGGAATGGGTGGCTCAGTTACTCCGGAATATCCAAGAATCGATACAGGCAACAGAACAGTGGTTAAGAAAATAATGATGCTAAAATAGTATCAAGCGACGAGCCCGTTCGCTTAGAACGGGCTCGTTTTTTTTCCTTGGAAGAAATCTTCAAATGTGATGGTGGAAACGGATCTCCATTAAGTTTTGGGCGATGGGATTATACTTTCGTTATAAATTTTCAAACTCTGAAACTCACCCGGCAGGATCGGAATCCTACCATACAAAACTCACCTTTCCACCTTTCCACTTTCCACCCTATCTCATCTCTCATCTCACTCTTTGTCAAAGGCAGGATTATCTGATCTATCTGTGTCTGGAGATCGATGGTCAAAGCCAGAGCTGTGACCATCAGGCAATAGTGGATGGGGTCTCTGAGGGCTTTTCCTTTGCGGTCTTTGAGGTATTTCTGCAAGACTTGGTATCCACCGATGTGATAGTTCCAGAGCTGCGGGGTGATGCCTTCAAAGTGCTTATCGGCATTGATGCGGACTGTGCCGGCATGGGCATCGAAGACAATGGACTCCACCAGGTCGTTTGATCCGCTGCCCTGATATCTGGCAAGGGGTGGATGCAAACGCGGACTCTTGAGTAGATGGATCCCGGCAAGCTCTTTGCCATATCCGGCGAGTTTGCCAAACAGCGCATAATCCTCCGTGAAGGGTATGCGTGGGAAATCCATGCGCAGATATTGGGCAAACCGCAAACGGTAGCCATTGCTGTGCAGGATCGCATAGACGTAATAGAAAAGCTGCTCCGGCTGAAACTCCGGCCACAGCTTGCTGAAACTGTCCAGGAGCGCTGGAGCGATATTGTATCTCCGCTCATCGCTGGCGAAGATGTCGTCTTTGTGGTCGTCGGGGTATAGGTATAGAGGAAATACGTAATTTGATCCAAAACTCCCAGCTGATCCAGTGACATTAAGATTACAAATCTTTGATGTAATGAAAACATGTTTATATGAAATTTTACACTGTCTAGACGATAATATCCCCACATTCTCTTCCAACATATGCTTCATGACACGATTAATTGGCCTCCCATGGAATCCACCACTTTTTCCGGTATAGTAGGTATAGCGGGTATCGAAGGGGCGGTAAAGAATGGGTTTGATATTAATATCACTTAATCCGCTGTCTTTCAAGTCTTTCTGGGCATATCTCACTTTCCAATTCTGACCATCTTTACCCAAGTTAAAAGCTATTCTTGCCGTTTCCACGTCCAGCGAGGCAAAGTGATGTATCGTATTGCGTACTTGATTTTCAGTTTCTTGGATAGTGAGTCCATCCTTGGCGGTTACGATCCCCACACTATTGACCGGAAAGATCTCCGTCAGGCTTTTCCACATTAGGTAATGCTCGTTGCCAATGGCTTCGGGATGAAAGAGATAGAAGGGCGAAGAGGGGCATAGTTTCTGATATGTGTCGGCCTGGAACCGGTTGGTGTTCAACCAGTCATACTTGACCTGGCGGAGGCCGAAAAGTTCGAGGTGAAAGACTTTGGTGGGATCGGCATCCTGCGGTGTAATGGTCGCTCCCGCGAGTGACCCTGCTTTCACCATCAGCACAATGGCTGTCCCCTGCTGGATATCAAAGACGTTTTCATCCTTGCCGCCGCCAGGGCATTTCTCTTTTTTCTTGGAGTTGCCATGCAGATCCAGCACATAGATCTCGTCAAAGGTATTCATCAGGCTTTGGCGCATGCCACGGAAGGTGGGATTGTCCAGATAGCCGTGATTGGTGATCATCCCCACGATGCCTTTGCCGGCTTTGTGGATCTTCCATTGGGCAAAGCGGAGGAACTTCACATAGTCATCCTGCAACCATTTTGACTGACGTTCCTGTAGTTGTTCGCCATCGATTGTATAATAGCTCTGCGCACCATCCAGCTCGGTTTTGAGGAGCTTTTCCGTCCAGGCATTGCTGTTTTCGCTGGCACCGCTATAGGGAGGGTTGCCCATGATCACCAGGATCGGATCCTGATGTTTCACCTTGTTTGCCAGAGCGCATTCTTCACTGATGTCATGGGTGATGGGCATTTCGGTCTGCAGGGGAGTATCCGGCTCCAATGTATTGGAGAGATAGAGCTTAAAGCGTTCATCGCTGCCCATTTCATAGCCATGTTCTGCCAGGAGATAGCTGATCTTGAGGTGTCCCACGGTATAGGGTGCCATCATCAGCTCGATGGCATGAAAGTGGGGCAGGATATGCTCTTTGATCAGTTTGTGGATGTTGCCGCTGCCATATTTGCCTCTGTGTTCTTCGATCGCCAGTTTGATGGCTTCGGCAGGAAAGGTGAGGGTTCCGGCAGCGGGATCCAGGATCGTCACTTCCATGGCTGCCAGTCCGTCGGCGAGCCCAAAATGGCTTTTGAGGATGCTGTTGATGCCGCGCACGATATAGCGCACCACCGGTTCCGGAGTATAATAGACGCCGCGTTTTTCTCTGAGGGCGGGATCATATTCGCTGAGGAAGGTCTCATAGAAATGGATGATGGGATCGTTTCCCTTGCCTTCGGTATAAAAGCTGTGCAGGATCTTCTGAATATCGGTCACGCAGAGGATTTCCGCGATGTCGTCGATCAGGACAGATAGTGCCAGCGGTGGCTCTTCCAGGGATATGAAGCGGAAGATGCTTTTGAGGATGCCCAGGGTGTTGGGGATATATTTGTGGATCAGTTCACGGTTAAATTCTCCGGTGCTGCGTGTGCGGGCGGCAAAGATGCCATAGGTGAGGGTCTGGGCATAGAGATCGGCAAATTGCTCCAAAGTGAGGTTGTTGATCAGGAGTTTTTTGAAGGATTCATAGAAGTTCAGCAGCACCTTCTTGCCTTGTTTTTCCTCGGCTGCCAGTTCGATGGCGATGATCTCGTCCCTTAGGAACCTGGTTCGCCTGGCAAGCGCATTTGCAAGGCTCCTGGGGTCTGTGATGGCAGGAAGCGTGAAGCTGAAATAGCGATCCAGCAGCACGGCAAAATCTTCTATATGCGAGACCGGAGGAGCGATCCGCATCTGCGTGGCATTGATCGGGCTGGCGATCGTGACGCTATCCACCAGTAGGCCATGTTGATAGAGCCGGAATTCATAGAAATTTGTGAGGATGAGATTGGGAAAGGTGGCCAGATAACGCTTGAGCTGCTCACTCACGGCGATGGGATCGAGATTGTATTGCTCCGGTTTCTTGGCTTCTATATAGCCGGTGATGTGAGCCTTACCATCCCAGATCCGAAAGTCCGGATTTCCGGCTTCGGTAGTCTTGGGCAGGATGCCCACTTCGCATTTGCTGATCATTTTTTGCCCGGCATAGGCATCGATCATGTCCTTCAGACAGTGATAGAAAGATTCTTCCCTGCCGTCGCCACGGTTGATGATCTTCTGCAGATCACTCAGGTATGTATCCAGTATCTGTTTCCTCAATTTGCTACCCCATCGTTGCTAAATATCCATAAGAGGCAAGCTCCCATGAGAGGGATATTCAGTCAACGTTTTTTTGTGAGGGGGAGGTGTGGGGGGTGGAGAGAGGGGGGCTTTTACTAACATGATTCCGTCTGATCTGCTCTGTATGGTGTTATGTCATTAAGTATGAATCGTTACTAACTGCAATACTGCCCTTCTTAGGTTTTTACTGGTTCCGGCTTAACTTTCGGGGACGATACTCCTGTCCTTGATGGATAGAATCGTTGAACTCAGCATGGTACCATATATCATCATCTTCAACCCAACTTTCAAAAATGCAGGTTGTTTTTATGTTCCGTTGCCATTTTTCTAGAATTTTCTTTCTCTCTGTATTGAACGGGGAGTGTTTTCCGAAAACTTTACTGTTAAACAGTTTAAACCCGCCAACGAGATCAGCTAACTGAACCCCAATTGAGTATTCATCCTTCGAAAAAAACGGCTCTAGGCAATTTGACGGGTTCTTAATTGTCACTGATTTATCGCCACAGTGTAGCACATCATTAAGAGCTAAGTAGTTCTGCTCAGCGTATATGGAATATACTTTCTTGAACCCTTTATCTGCACCAAGATCAACTATTGGTATAACCACATCATTGTATTGAAAGCCATTGAACAAATATTGGAGCTGAAACCAGCAGAACCTTAGCAAATCAGTCTCTGAGGATGTCTGCGAAAATAGTAGGGGTCCGAGGATTCCATAACAAAAAACCAACTCTGAATGCTTGTATAACTGGCTAAACAGATA contains:
- a CDS encoding type ISP restriction/modification enzyme, which produces MRKQILDTYLSDLQKIINRGDGREESFYHCLKDMIDAYAGQKMISKCEVGILPKTTEAGNPDFRIWDGKAHITGYIEAKKPEQYNLDPIAVSEQLKRYLATFPNLILTNFYEFRLYQHGLLVDSVTIASPINATQMRIAPPVSHIEDFAVLLDRYFSFTLPAITDPRSLANALARRTRFLRDEIIAIELAAEEKQGKKVLLNFYESFKKLLINNLTLEQFADLYAQTLTYGIFAARTRSTGEFNRELIHKYIPNTLGILKSIFRFISLEEPPLALSVLIDDIAEILCVTDIQKILHSFYTEGKGNDPIIHFYETFLSEYDPALREKRGVYYTPEPVVRYIVRGINSILKSHFGLADGLAAMEVTILDPAAGTLTFPAEAIKLAIEEHRGKYGSGNIHKLIKEHILPHFHAIELMMAPYTVGHLKISYLLAEHGYEMGSDERFKLYLSNTLEPDTPLQTEMPITHDISEECALANKVKHQDPILVIMGNPPYSGASENSNAWTEKLLKTELDGAQSYYTIDGEQLQERQSKWLQDDYVKFLRFAQWKIHKAGKGIVGMITNHGYLDNPTFRGMRQSLMNTFDEIYVLDLHGNSKKKEKCPGGGKDENVFDIQQGTAIVLMVKAGSLAGATITPQDADPTKVFHLELFGLRQVKYDWLNTNRFQADTYQKLCPSSPFYLFHPEAIGNEHYLMWKSLTEIFPVNSVGIVTAKDGLTIQETENQVRNTIHHFASLDVETARIAFNLGKDGQNWKVRYAQKDLKDSGLSDINIKPILYRPFDTRYTYYTGKSGGFHGRPINRVMKHMLEENVGILSSRQCKISYKHVFITSKICNLNVTGSAGSFGSNYVFPLYLYPDDHKDDIFASDERRYNIAPALLDSFSKLWPEFQPEQLFYYVYAILHSNGYRLRFAQYLRMDFPRIPFTEDYALFGKLAGYGKELAGIHLLKSPRLHPPLARYQGSGSNDLVESIVFDAHAGTVRINADKHFEGITPQLWNYHIGGYQVLQKYLKDRKGKALRDPIHYCLMVTALALTIDLQTQIDQIILPLTKSEMRDEIGWKVERWKGEFCMVGFRSCRVSFRV